A window of the Apostichopus japonicus isolate 1M-3 chromosome 8, ASM3797524v1, whole genome shotgun sequence genome harbors these coding sequences:
- the LOC139971199 gene encoding trans-L-3-hydroxyproline dehydratase-like, whose translation MNVNERSTNFATFLETHDICFKTVEMHTGGEPVRIVVSGYPLLEGDTILEKRNYAKDAKDHFRKMLMFEPRGHHDMYGVLLVKPDNQRADIGVLFIHNEGYSTMCGHAVISLGRFAVDYNYVKLTEPETQVNIQCPCGLVKTTVECKDGKTGAVRFESVVAFVSHTGLQVEVPGYGLVTVDIVYGGAFYAIITDTELGVNVVDTPIEDIANAGQAVTSALQGSTVIEHPDSEDLSFLYGTIITDGKDEWHAEKPTSSICIFAEKQVDRSPCGSGTTGRVALQYHKGQIGLGQQRIFKNSKTMSQFTATALREATLGKYKGVVVEVKGHGYYTGEGLYIREAKDDLGRGFLIN comes from the exons ATGAATGTGAATGAGAGGAGTACCAATTTCGCGACATTTTTGGAGACACATGATATTTGCTTCAAAACTGTCGAAATGCACACAGGTGGGGAACCAGTAAGGATAGTTGTTTCGGGATATCCATTGCTTGAAGGGGATACGATTCTTGAGAAACGAAATTATGCCAAGGATGCAAAGGATCACTTTCGAAAAATGCTTATGTTCGAACCTCGCGGGCACCATGATATGTACGGAGTTTTGCTGGTAAAACCAGACAACCAACGAGCAGATATAGGAGTTCTTTTTATACACAATGAAGGCTATAGTACAATGTGTGGCCATGCGGTTATTTCTCTAGGTCGGTTTGCAGTTGATTacaattatgtcaaattaaCAGAACCAGAAACCCAGGTGAACATTCAGTGTCCATGCGGATTGGTGAAAACCACCGTTGAATGCAAGGATGGGAAAACGGGAGCTGTTCGGTTTGAAAGTGTCGTAGCTTTTGTATCCCATACAG GTTTGCAAGTGGAGGTGCCAGGTTACGGGCTAGTCACTGTGGACATTGTATATGGCGGTGCCTTCTATGCTATCATAACAGACACAGAACTGGGTGTAAATGTAGTTGACACCCCCATTGAAGATATAGCTAATGCTGGCCAGGCAGTCACATCTGCTCTGCAGGGTTCCACCGTCATCGAACACCCGGACAGTGAGGATCTATCATTCCTGTACGGAACCATCATCACAGATGGCAAGGATGAATGGCATGCAGAGAAACCAACGTCAAGTATTTGCATTTTCGCTGAGAAACAG GTCGACAGAAGTCCGTGCGGTTCTGGTACTACAGGTCGTGTTGCACTCCAGTATCATAAGGGACAGATTGGGCTCGGTCAACAACGGATTTTCAAGAACAGCAAAACAATGTCGCAGTTTACCGCTACTGCCTTACGAGAAGCTACCCTCGGCAAATACAAAGGTGTcgtggttgaggtcaaaggtcatggcTATTATACAGGTGAAGGCCTTTATATTAGGGAAGCCAAGGACGATCTTGGACGAGGATTTTTAATCAACTGA
- the LOC139971198 gene encoding glycine amidinotransferase, mitochondrial-like yields MICVRAFRGGCRGREAAHLTSHRAIGRTFYRTDGVARKSTMVPIARKLSEVVETQSRQRRSPVCSHNEWDPLEEVIVGRVEGATIPALTHEVKANTNHKHWSFFQKYGGQSFPNRHLLKAQKEIEEFCSILTHEGVFVRRPDIIDFRKEYKTPDFTSTGLYAAMPRDVLLVIGDEIFECPMSWRSRFFEYRAYRSLLKEYFKGGAKWTAPPKPQMCDELYDQNYPMNSVEDRHRLAAEGRFVTTEFEPCFDAADFMRAGKDIFVQRSQVTNMMGIEWMRRHLGSQYKLHVLSFTDPNPMHIDATFNIIGPGLVITNPERPCHQLSLFQKAGWTIVEAPLPTISDDHPLWLSSKWLSMNVLMLDQERVFVERSETPIIQLFQRLGLKPIKVPMKNAFSLGGGFHCWTTDVRRKGNLESYL; encoded by the exons GCTATTGGAAGGACATTTTACCGCACTGATGGCGTTGCTCGTAAGAGCACGATGGTCCCCATCGCCAGGAAACTCTCGGAAGTCGTGGAGACTCAAAGCCGTCAAAGGAGGAGCCCGGTCTGCTCTCACAACGAATGGGACCCGTTGGAAGAAGTGATTGTAGGTCGGGTCGAAGGAGCGACGATCCCTGCCTTAACGCATGAAGTGAAG GCAAACACCAATCACAAACATTGGAGTTTCTTCCAAAAATATGGTGGGCAGTCTTTCCCAAATCGTCATTTGCTCAAGGCACAGAAAGAAATTGAAGAGTTTTGTAGTATTCTTACTCATGAAGGTGTTTTCGTAAGGCGCCCCGATATCATCGACTTTAGAAAGGAATACAAGACTCCGGATTTCACATCAACTG GATTGTATGCAGCGATGCCTCGTGATGTCTTACTCGTCATTGGTGACGAAATCTTCGAATGTCCAATGTCGTGGCGGTCTCGCTTTTTTGAATATCGAGCTTATCGAAGCCTTCTGAAGGAGTACTTCAAAGGCGGAGCAAAGTGGACGGCACCTCCAAAACCGCAAATGTGTGACGAACTTTACGACCAG AATTATCCCATGAATAGTGTAGAGGATCGCCATCGTCTTGCTGCGGAGGGAAGATTTGTCACAACGGAATTCGAGCCATGTTTTGACGCAGCTGACTTCATGCGGGCTGGTAAAGATATTTTTGTGCAGAGGAGCCAG GTCACTAACATGATGGGAATAGAGTGGATGCGGCGACACTTGGGCTCACAATATAAACTTCATGTGTTATCATTCACCGATCCCAATCCCATGCATATCGACGCTACTTTTAACATCATCGGTCCGGGCTTGGTCATCACAAACCCAGAGAGACCCTGCCACCAACTATCCTTATTTCAAAAAGCGGGTTGGACTATCGTCGAAGCTCCCCTACCAACGATTTCGGACG ATCATCCACTGTGGTTGTCTTCTAAATGGTTGTCTATGAACGTTCTTATGTTGGATCAAGAGCGAGTTTTTGTCGAGAGGAGCGAAACTCCCATTATTCAGTTATTTCAGCGTCTTGGTCTCAAACCCATCAAGGTACCCATGAAGAATGCGTTCTCACTTGGAGGGGGGTTTCACTGCTGGACTACCGATGTCAGAAGGAAGGGAAACCTGGAGTCttatttgtga